Within Telopea speciosissima isolate NSW1024214 ecotype Mountain lineage chromosome 8, Tspe_v1, whole genome shotgun sequence, the genomic segment CTGCATGTGTGGGGGTCAATGAAAGCGCATGCGTTGGCATTAGGGGataggatttccacctttcatggggacgggatgatcatttcaccccctctATGTTTAGGTGTGGGcagtacactcccccacaggGAACTTCTCCTTTTTAAAGGATCAGGATCATCTCTAGGGAACAGGGAACGCCCAGGGCACTATCAGCTattgggctgtgctgcacacatccctaggcatgcggtgagatgtgtgcggtacaactcaaccgctggatgccccctggcagcaccctgggcgcacgcctccctggagatGAGATAAATTCCTTTTTAAAACCACAACTCCTCTTTTCAGTTTCTTAAAGTTTTGCTTTTTGTGGTGTCAATAATCAATATGGTTTTAAGTAATGAAGCAAGTTTTCCTCCAACAGTGgatgaaccatcctctatgggtggtagggttttagtaatcagtaTCGGGATTGGTATCGGATTAACCCATATTGAACGattttacccctaaatttcaataaaaaataattttatttataattttaccctTGGCCAGTACCTCTGGATCGGAATCATctcgatcaagaatcgatattaGTCTCGATcaatccaataccaattcctcaaaccataatgggtggagccgtggaggaaaactttctcatTAAGTAACTATGCTGTAATTAGATTGACATAATAGCTCTTATAGAGCCACGTTTCAAATCCTGACGGTTTAGGGgtgaaaaagattttttttttctttcacgcGAGCGTCTGGGGAGAGTCTAAACTCTAAAGGTTGGGATCATATCGATCAGTGCCgatcccaattcccaattcAAAAGAGTCGGTTGGGTCAGTCATGGCCAACCCAATCCGGTTCGACTGATTACGATTTTTGAAACGTTGCTCCTGACTCTTCTGGACGGAAACGACTTGTATCAGGCGTCTGGGTTCCAGGGTTCTActgttttttcccctttctttttgagGGTTCTACTTCTTCAGCAGGGGGAATTTTGGTTTCCCCCCCTTCTTAGTTTCTTTACATTTCTCTGAAGAAGATTATATTATGTCTGATTCCTTCTGAAGAGAGCCCTTTGATCAGAGAATCACAAATTGATTCTGACCGTTCCAAGGTAAGAGAAAATCTCCAATTTATCTACACCTATCATTTTCTATCATGGTTCTTTGAATCTGAATGGGCTTCTCTGGGTTTACTGCTAGGCTTTGAAATCGGATGAACGAGtgctaaagttttttttttgttgaaaaagttggctttctttattattattattaacccttatttttttggtgaataaaaattggCTCTCTTTATTGTTTGTGGATTGAGGGGAATTGGGATTGCAGaaaatttcttgatttcttttgtGGTTTGGAAACTGGGTTTTGGTGGAATCGAACTAAATCATTTCTGGAAGTGTGTGATCGAGGAATTTGGGTGGAATTGGCTGAACGAGATCATACGATACTTTTGCGGAAAAGTTTAGCCTTTTCGATTTGTTCGTGGACTAAGAGGAATTCGTATTGCAGAGAACTGaattgttgattttttttgggattcgGAAACTGGGTTTTGGTGGATGAATAAGTCTtgctttgtttgtgtgtgtggtcGTGGAATAAGTTCCTGTTGAAATTTGGGTATTAGTTCGTTCGTCATTTTCTTTCTGGAAAGGCTTTTGTTGATTTGATGAGGTTGTAACTGAGTTGGGATTGCTTTTGATTCGGGGGTTAGGAGTTGGGAAGGGAATTGATATCATAAAGGCTTTTGTTTACAGGTTATTGTGTAAGGCTTCTTGGTTTATATTGGATTCGTTGATGTAGCATTGGACCTGTATCTGATGTTAGTCTCATGGGATCTACGTGGCTCTCGCGTCTGCGAAGTCTCTGGCCATTTTCCTTGCAAAAGCTGGATGATTTGAAAGTATCAGATGAATTGGTTTGTCGACTTTCTCTGCCTGAGCAGACGAAACAATTTGTGTTTGCTATTCGTGTGCCTGAAACGCAGTCTGTGATTTATATCCTTGCCTCACAGAACTTATCTGAAAGATCAGCTGCGGATGCAGAGTGTCTTATTAAGGAAATTCGGCCTGACGTTGTCATTGTTCAGGTTCCTCCATCTGCTCTACTTGAGATTCAGGATGAGGAAAGTATTTTGAAGAACGATTTGGAAAACACTGTACCCACTTCTGCCTTTGGGGTCCTCAAGGATTGTTTTGTTAATAAGACTAACAAAGAAAAGTATGAAAATCTGGCCAGTGGTGTGGTTCTGAGGGAGATTTTTGGGATTGGTTTTCATGGACATTTCTTGGCTGCCAAAAAGGCTGCAAATGAGGTTGGATCCTCTGTTTTATTGCTGGAATCTCCTCATGTGAATGGTTGTGGGGAATCAACTGGTGAAGTGGAAGTTGGAAACAAGTTTCAAGCTCTAGCTCTGCAGCCCAGCAACTTGGTTCCTCAAAGAGCGGGTTCTTTGGTTTCCTCTAGTTCAAACAGATTCCGTCTCACTGATGATCTTCAATTACAGATTCTGAAATGCTTAGTTTCAGCTCCATATCTTTCAACCTCAGGTGCGGCCACCTCTAGTTCTGTTTCAGAGGCAAGGTTTGGTGATTGTCAGCCCTTGTCCAATTACCAGGCACCCACTTTTGCCCAATCTATTTATTCATTACTGACTGATCTACATGATATCTTCGCTGATCTCCCATTACTTGGGAGGGCTTTGGCTCATGCACAAAAAATGCTTTTTGATGTGGAGCAAGGAAAAACTGTCGACATGAAGCTTCTTTGTGAAATTCACAACTTCCGAGTTGCAGTCGAGGGGTTGAGGATTGGTCTTAACAGTTTTGGTCGGTGCCCCACTAAAAAGATGGGGAACAATAACAAAGATCAAATTGAGTTTGCAGAGCTTTCTGCAGAGGAGAAGtctgatgttctctatgcccAAGCACTCCGAAGCCAGGCTAAGAAATTTAGATCTGTTGTGGCCATAGTTGACGCAAAGATGTTAGCTGGGCTTAGGCAACACTGGAATACTTCTGTGCCTCAGGATGTTGAGGATTTAGTTGAACAGCTCTTTACAGAACATGAATGTGACGAGGAAATGTCTACTGCTGGAAATATGGAAAGAAGGAGGCTACTAGCAGACAAACCAGTCGTGGCAGTTGGTGCCGGAGCAACAGCGGTTTTGGGAGCTTCATCTCTCTCCAAAGTTGTCCCTGCCTCGACGTTTGTGAAGTTGGTTACCTACAAAGTGCCTGTCTCACTTAAACTCCTTTTAGCCCAGTCCCAGAAGGCAGTTGGAGTTGCTTTCGGCAAAACCGTTGGCTCATCAAAAATAGTACTCCCTGGATTGGCAACTTCTGGGGCCAAGACCTCCTCTGCGATGAAGGCAGCTGCCTCTGCAGAGAAAATCCATGCAGTGACCCACAGTCTTATAGCATCTGCTGAGCGAACCAGCTTTTCCGCGATGAGGACTGCATTCTATGAAATAATGAGGAAGCGAAGAGTCCAACCAGTTCAGGCGATGCCATGGGCCACGTTTATGTGTAGTGTTGCCACATGCACTGGGTTGCTTATGTATGGAGATGGGATTGAATTTGCTGTAGAGTCTCTTCCAGTGGCCCCATCAATTGCCAATTTGGGTCGTGGACTCCAAAGTCTGCACCAGGCATCTGAGGCAGTCAGGCAATCAAATAGCTCTAAGATTCAGGAGGCCATTCGTTCCTTGATGTACAGCTCGACAATAAGGAAACTTCAGTAAAGTTTTAGGATTTGAGGATGAACTTCTGGGTAGATATAATTGATGATATTCATAAACAGATCAGAATTCAGAAATAACTTCTTGTGTATAGAACAGGTCTGAAGAATATAAAATCTGTGACACGGTTTTTTTGTATGGTGGCATTGATCTTATAGTTTGATATTTTGATTGAAGCTTCTGTGTGTCCTTTACCAGAATTTCTGATGCTTATATTACTAACGGAAGGATCTCAAGATGCTCCTATGTgctccttccttgtttttctcttcACTGGTTGTTTCCTTTCCCATTCTTATATTTTACATGAATTCAAGACCAGATGTATACAAGGAAGTAAATTGTCTCTCTCAAAGAGTGGTCCCCTTCTTGTCTCTCAAACTCTTGAGCCTCTCTTAGCTTTGACCTGAAAAGAAGATAATTAGCAGTGGATGGCAAAAAACCTAAAGAGGAGAGTTACCTCTCAACTTAAACATAGCTGACATGGGTATTACCTCTTTCTAGTGTAGATATTCAACATGAGAACTGTCTTTGTTAATTTGAAATAAGTGAAACATTAATCTTAAAATCTTACTGTGCACCATCTTTATTTTCTGCTTAGACCATGGTTTTCAAGGACCATTGGATTGTCGGCTATTGTGTCCAATATATATTTtcggagaaagttgaaaatatgAAGGATACTCCAAAGTCTAATCTATCTAACAGCTAGAACAACTGAACAGCTCAACAAAGCATAGGAAAACAGGATACTCTAATCTAACAGCCGAACAAAGCAAAGGGAAacatttttttcccactcatttTACTGATTTTTGCTTCTGttggatttatttattatttttaatttattttttttaaattaataaatagcCCGAGGTGAGGCACGAATTCCAAGCAAGAAAATTAGGGATGGAGTGACAGCCAAGCCTTACTAgcagggatgtaaacggatcggatacggatcagagTTGGATATTCCCTAGCCGAATACGGATAcatctaaacggattcggatgtggatcggatttggattttcgaccatccgttaacatctctgccttgtgtaatccggaccttcctccccctagcggagacaattcactctcaatccatatctcttagatcatgattatcTTTTTATCATATTTTAGAACCTgttaaatcttcaaaaaccgtcagaatcattatttacttaattttttattatttagtattcagattttttttttggacggaTTTTTATCTGAGCcttcggattttttttctccagatatctctaaacgaatataAATGTCCCTAGACAGGTACGAATGCAGatttggattcggatttcggttatccatttacatccctaagcCTTAGTTGACCTGTTACTTTTTTACTAGATATTAAATCTGTTATGAACAATTGTTGCTCCTTAACATTTGTTAGGGAGACTCGTTCCTCTATTTCAGTTGCTCACTCTAGCCACTAGGGCTAGATCAAAGCGACTCAGGTTGCATGTGGATGAATGGATCAACTCTCGTGCTCTTCATTTTGTGCTATACCCTCTGGATTTATATGTATCATCTACATATAAGATCCAAACTTCCATAATTAAATTAATACTTTATATTTTTTGAACAGCTTATAGCTTTATGATGCCCACTGTAAAGAAGATTATATTTTCCAGTGTGTGGTTCCATGTCTCACCAATTGTAGTTGGCAGTACTCAACTGATGCTGAAACTCTACCGGGTTAAAATATTAAGTGAAagatcaccaaaaaaaaagggtctaTCTTCAATGCATGTTATCACTAATCAATGGAACAATTCAATAATGATGAAAAGAAGGATAAGGGTTTCACCAATATTTCAAGCAATACATACACATCAGCACTCATTTTCATTCATTCTCTCCCTTTCCCCTCAGAGTCTGGTACGGCGAGATTCTCTTTGAAGTTCTTTATTAAAGCGGAAGAGGGCTTTTTCCTGTTATTTTGATAGAAAAGATGACATTTGATGGTTTTTCAACACACTCACATGCTGATGAAGAACCAATAAGAGAATGATGATTAGAGGTATGCCTATGAAtaacaacattaaaaaaaatgattcctTTATGAACTCAAACAGCTAAAGCCTTGAGAGCAAGAAGATCTGAAATCTTGTTGGTGTA encodes:
- the LOC122671737 gene encoding uncharacterized protein LOC122671737 — protein: MGSTWLSRLRSLWPFSLQKLDDLKVSDELVCRLSLPEQTKQFVFAIRVPETQSVIYILASQNLSERSAADAECLIKEIRPDVVIVQVPPSALLEIQDEESILKNDLENTVPTSAFGVLKDCFVNKTNKEKYENLASGVVLREIFGIGFHGHFLAAKKAANEVGSSVLLLESPHVNGCGESTGEVEVGNKFQALALQPSNLVPQRAGSLVSSSSNRFRLTDDLQLQILKCLVSAPYLSTSGAATSSSVSEARFGDCQPLSNYQAPTFAQSIYSLLTDLHDIFADLPLLGRALAHAQKMLFDVEQGKTVDMKLLCEIHNFRVAVEGLRIGLNSFGRCPTKKMGNNNKDQIEFAELSAEEKSDVLYAQALRSQAKKFRSVVAIVDAKMLAGLRQHWNTSVPQDVEDLVEQLFTEHECDEEMSTAGNMERRRLLADKPVVAVGAGATAVLGASSLSKVVPASTFVKLVTYKVPVSLKLLLAQSQKAVGVAFGKTVGSSKIVLPGLATSGAKTSSAMKAAASAEKIHAVTHSLIASAERTSFSAMRTAFYEIMRKRRVQPVQAMPWATFMCSVATCTGLLMYGDGIEFAVESLPVAPSIANLGRGLQSLHQASEAVRQSNSSKIQEAIRSLMYSSTIRKLQ